In one window of Juglans regia cultivar Chandler chromosome 3, Walnut 2.0, whole genome shotgun sequence DNA:
- the LOC109013434 gene encoding probable leucine-rich repeat receptor-like protein kinase At1g35710 produces the protein MAAASLSISIPIVAWAIWILLCGKCLDNALHQLLVAAFGSSALQLKQAKALRETRWWSSTTAQASSNYSSACLWDGITCNAGGSVTTIDKSHSSLGGQLNKLNLSFFPNLDRLDLNGNLLTGLIPIEIGMLKNLVYLDLHSNMLVGPIPATLGYLTNLEYLDLGLNYYINGSIPPKIGMLKNLTTLYLDSNMLVGPIPSTLGCLTSLDSLYLGHNELNGSIPSEIGMLKSLTSLYLSSNMLVGPIPSTLGCLTSLDSLYLGHNELNGSIPSKIGMLKSLTSLYLSSNMLVGPIPSTLSHLTNLKYLDLRQNQINGSIPPEIRMLKNLTFLYLSSNMLVGPIPSTLGHLTNLEYLDLRQNQINGSIPPEIRMLKNLASLYLSSNKVDGPIPSTLGHLTNLEYLDLRQNQINGSIPPEIRMLKNLASLYLSSNMLVGPIPSTLGHLTNLESLGLSRNKINGFIPPEIGMLKNLIVLGISSNMLIGSIPFSLGHFTNLKHLDLSRNKINVSIPSEIGMLKDLSYVNLSHNFISGEIPSALGTIAPLLTLDLSYNNLMGNIPSSLTGIQRLDFSHNSLEGQIPDGYALYHTSNTLNGNKDLCDQFKNFPPCPKDIIEATEDFDIRYCIGTGGYGSVYRAKLPSGNVVALKKLHQREAENPVFYKSFINEVRVLTEIRHRNIVKLHGFCVHKGCRFLIYEYMERGSLFCVLRNVDEAMELDWSKRVNIIKGTAHALSYMHHECIPAIVHRDISSNNILLNSEFQGFISDFGTAKLLDPDTSNQTLVAGTYGYIAPEFAYTMTVTEKCDVYSFGVVALEVLMGRHPGELLSSLSSSSSSQNMMLNEILDQCLPPLNRQIGQDILLVATIAFACLHTQSKSRPIMKCVSQEFLSRRKPNPIPLTVISLLQLWKQAAYVAGSGFAYC, from the exons ATGGCAGCAGCCTCTCTTTCCATTTCCATACCGATAGTAGCATGGGCTATCTGGATCTTGTTATGCGGAAAGTGTTTGGATAATGCACTTCATCAGCTGCTTGTTGCTGCATTTGGATCATCTGCCCTTCAACTTAAACAAGCCAAGGCTTTGAGGGAGACTAGGTGGTGGTCGTCCACTACTGCCCAAGCCAGTAGTAATTATTCAAGTGCTTGCCTCTGGGATGGTATTACTTGCAATGCTGGTGGAAGCGTCACAACCATCGATAAATCTCATTCTAGTTTGGGAGGTCAGTTGAACAAACTCAACCTCTCTTTCTTCCCAAATTTAGATAGGCTTGATCTTAATGGGAACCTCCTTACGGGGCTCATCCCAATTGAGATAGGGATGCTAAAGAACTTGGTCTATTTAGACCTTCATTCAAATATGCTCGTCGGTCCAATCCCTGCCACTTTGGGTTATTTAACTAATTTGGAATATTTAGACCTTGGTTTGAACTACTACATCAATGGATCCATTCCCCCCAAGATAGGGATGTTGAAAAATCTGACCACTTTATACCTTGATTCGAACATGCTCGTCGGTCCAATCCCTTCCACTCTGGGCTGTTTAACGAGTTTGGACTCTTTGTACCTGGGTCATAATGAACTCAATGGATCCATTCCCTCCGAAATAGGGATGCTGAAAAGTCTGACCTCTTTATACCTTTCTTCCAACATGCTCGTCGGTCCAATCCCTTCCACTCTAGGCTGTTTAACGAGTTTGGACTCTTTGTACCTGGGTCATAATGAACTCAATGGATCCATTCCCTCCAAAATAGGAATGCTGAAAAGTCTGACCTCTTTATACCTTTCTTCCAACATGCTCGTCGGTCCAATCCCTTCCACTCTGAGCCATTTaactaatttgaaatatttagacCTTCGTCAGAATCAAATCAATGGATCCATTCCCCCAGAAATAAGGATGCTGAAAAATCTGACCTTTTTATATCTTTCTTCGAACATGCTCGTTGGTCCAATCCCTTCCACTCTGGGCCATTTAACTAATTTGGAATATTTAGACCTTCGTCAGAATCAAATCAATGGATCCATTCCCCCTGAAATAAGGATGCTGAAAAATCTGGCATCTTTATACCTTTCTTCAAACAAGGTCGATGGTCCAATCCCTTCCACTCTGGGCCATTTAACTAATTTGGAATATTTAGACCTTCGTCAGAATCAAATCAATGGATCCATTCCCCCCGAAATAAGGATGCTGAAAAATCTGGCATCTTTATACCTTTCTTCGAACATGCTTGTCGGTCCAATCCCTTCCACTCTGGGTCATTTAACTAATTTGGAATCTTTAGGCCTTAGTCGGAATAAAATCAATGGATTCATTCCCCCTGAAATAGGGATGCTGAAGAATTTGATCGTTTTAGGCATTAGTTCGAACATGCTCATTGGTTCAATCCCTTTCAGCCTAGGTCATTTCACTAATTTGAAACATTTGGACCTTTCTCGGAATAAAATCAATGTATCCATTCCCTCCGAAATAGGGATGCTTAAAGATTTGAGCTACGTTAACCTTAGCCATAACTTTATTAGTGGAGAAATACCTAGTGCACTTGGGACTATTGCCCCACTATTGACCTTGGATCTTAGCTACAATAATCTTATGGGCAACATTCCCTCATCTCTCACTGGTATACAAAGACTCGACTTTTCACATAATTCTTTGGAGGGTCAAATTCCAGACGGTTATGCTCTGTATCATACCTCCAACACATTAAATGGCAATAAGGATTTATGCGATCAGTTCAAGAATTTCCCTCCATGTCCAAAAG ACATTATTGAAGCAACCGAGGATTTTGATATTAGATATTGCATTGGAACTGGCGGTTATGGTAGCGTTTACAGAGCAAAATTACCAAGCGGAAATGTGGTTGCCTTAAAGAAACTTCATCAAAGAGAGGCTGAGAATCCAGTTTTCTATAAGAGTTTTATAAATGAGGTGAGGGTGTTAACAGAGATAAGACATCGAAATATTGTGAAGCTGCATGGGTTCTGTGTACATAAAGGAtgtagatttttaatttatgagtaCATGGAAAGGGGAAGCCTATTTTGTGTCCTAAGAAATGTTGACGAAGCTATGGAATTGGATTGGAGTAAGAGGGTAAACATCATCAAAGGCACAGCACACGCTTTATCTTACATGCATCATGAATGCATCCCAGCAATTGTTCATAGAGATATATCATCCAACAACATTTTGCTGAACTCTGAATTCCAAGGTTTTATATCTGACTTTGGAACAGCTAAACTCCTTGATCCTGACACCTCAAATCAAACATTGGTTGCTGGCACTTATGGTTACATTGCCCCAG AGTTTGCCTACACGATGACAGTTACTGAAAAATGCGATGTATATAGCTTTGGAGTGGTGGCACTAGAAGTATTAATGGGAAGGCATCCGGGAGAACTCCTGtcctcattatcatcatcatcatcatctcaaaatatgATGCTAAATGAAATATTAGACCAATGCTTGCCACCTCTAAATCGTCAAATTGGACAAGATATTTTGCTTGTTGCTACAATAGCATTTGCATGCCTTCACACTCAGTCAAAGTCTCGGCCTATAATGAAATGTGTGTCACAAGAATTTCTCTCTCGCAGGAAGCCAAATCCCATACCCTTGACTGTGATTTCACTCCTGCAATTGTGGAAACAAGCAGCATATGTGGCTGGATCAGGATTTGCTTATTGTTAG